The Myxococcaceae bacterium JPH2 genome has a window encoding:
- a CDS encoding AAA family ATPase, translated as MLQSLCDRGVREIHRGHRYLVLRGHLPGGELRVIKQVRAGPLAVGSGAMLRHEYALLRSLQGGIPGVARPVALEEDAAHRPVLVLEDVGPENLQQWTRRRPVTVETFLTMATQLAAIVARLHRQHVIHRDLNPTNIVVAAGGGQVTLIDFDLSTKVSGLSPPDESPGELPWALPYVSPEQTGRMSRPIDHRADLYSLGATFYELLTGQPPFLATDPAELVHAHLARPPVPPTFANPTVPQPLSDIVLRLLAKMPEARYQSAEALLADLEEARRRWSTGRAESFELGRVDLARQLVVSEHLHGREREQAELSAALERVRHGPSETVLITGNAGVGKSSLVRDLQRRAPPGDRFLFGKFNALQGNVPYAAFVESFQSLFHALREEPESVRELLRRRLLDAVGDSLRVIRDVVPELESLMGALPPPPELGAVEAAARFHLAFQSFVQALPEPGQTLVLFLDDLQWADSGSLQLLQSLMRDPDSRRVLLVAAYRPDEVEPEHPLAHVLAALRIPQVMRHQTLALAPLTLEALTRLCAETFRRAPEGVCPLADLLLRKTAGNPLFIRRLLRDLHQDGLLSFDLERGVWDWDLARLERVEVTENVVELMRDSIRRLPPRAQDVLKVAACLGDRVELWLLSALVGAPEDESASALWSILREGLLIPEQEAPRALRVDGPPLPGAPPPQDATYRFAHDRVRQAAYALLSDTQRKRLHREAGRLLLRGASGELLDARLFAVVDHLHLGAEAVSGSAERLQWVGLNGQAGRKAKAASAFGEGLVYLLRAIDLLPPSLWPSRRAQVFSLHQDAALCAYHSGEPALATRLVRTALEHAANRLEQVDLYALQTLASLANADLAQAAHWGQAGLSLFGVEFPEHDREAALAAELAAVPGNMRGRSPEELLSAPRMENPEHLARVRLLSEFISAALLLDPTLFALANTRALNLLLTEGNAPWAPVVYAGHGMVLATLGDLEGGNAFGNLGVELARRMGDARMECRALLSLTLHIQHWRAPLRTSLPLMRRATATGMASGDFQSTAYALTTALTIELAMGTELARVMGSVVGTLSFLRKSGVRATTDAVIVCRQFIRSLQGLTHQVARFDDDDFREQALLDTPHMAPSVRHLLASLRMEAAYLLGDLDEAQRMADATVPLVEHARGFFRSVESAFFLALTLTARDDAPARTVARVTPSLAQLAAWATQCPENFRHKHRLVAAELARLESRPTEAMALYDEAIDGAHTEGFLRDEALANERAGRFYLSLGRRRFALLHLRAALETYARWGASAKVALLEEEFPGLKLSNEGAARLAPDASLDLSSLRKASETLMGEVVLDRLLEKLMAVCFEVAGATRGALVLDEDGALVVRAVGVTSEPVGLERVALAASDQVPASLVEHAWRTGETLVLSDAAHQGRFVADPYVARREVKSALAVPILRHGRAVGVLYLENELATRTFSPERVGVLRTLSSQLAISLENSQLFEQLKVEVQERRRAEQSVRFLAESGLSLAESLDLESMLAQVTRLLVPFLADWCMVTLVEKDDRLRVLALAHADPRWEARLRLRLGQAPPDWHRDMDSPLAEVLRTGTPRFASDAPLDDPAAPSRFQHELRAMGLGPLMHVPLTARGKTLGVLTFASSATGHRHDEADLRLAQELARRAAVSIDTARLYGEAQDAIRVRDEFLSVASHELNTPLTSLRLTVQGVLRHLPANLPERSRKALRMLDQQTLKLARLVEELLDVSQLQSGRLALTVESVDLAAVIHAVAERLHESLAQAHSPLVLRVQGPLVGRWDAQRLEQVLLHLLSNAMKFGAGGPIELAAGTRDDTVWLTVKDQGIGIAPDRLPHIFERFERAVSVRAYGGLGLGLHQVREVLTALGGTVQVESTLGEGTLVTLELPRAGPQRPDFDI; from the coding sequence ATGTTGCAGTCCCTCTGCGACAGGGGTGTGCGGGAAATCCATCGCGGGCACCGGTACCTCGTGTTGCGAGGACACCTGCCGGGCGGTGAGCTCCGGGTCATCAAGCAGGTGCGCGCCGGGCCGCTCGCGGTGGGCAGCGGCGCCATGCTGCGGCACGAGTACGCGCTGCTGCGGTCCCTGCAAGGAGGCATCCCGGGGGTGGCCCGCCCGGTCGCGCTGGAGGAGGACGCGGCGCATCGGCCCGTGCTCGTCCTGGAGGACGTGGGCCCGGAGAACCTCCAGCAGTGGACGCGGCGCCGGCCCGTGACGGTGGAGACCTTCCTGACCATGGCCACGCAGCTCGCGGCCATCGTCGCGCGGCTGCACCGTCAGCACGTCATCCATCGCGACCTCAACCCCACCAACATCGTGGTGGCCGCTGGCGGCGGGCAGGTCACCCTCATCGACTTCGACCTGTCCACGAAGGTCTCCGGCCTGTCGCCGCCCGACGAGAGCCCCGGGGAGCTGCCGTGGGCCCTGCCCTACGTGTCCCCCGAGCAGACCGGGCGGATGAGCCGGCCCATCGACCATCGCGCCGACCTCTACTCGCTGGGCGCGACGTTCTACGAGCTGCTCACGGGCCAGCCCCCCTTCCTCGCCACGGATCCCGCCGAGCTGGTGCACGCGCACCTCGCGCGCCCGCCGGTCCCTCCCACGTTCGCCAACCCCACCGTGCCGCAGCCGCTGTCGGACATCGTGCTGCGGCTGCTCGCGAAGATGCCCGAGGCGCGCTACCAGAGCGCGGAGGCCCTCCTCGCGGACCTGGAGGAAGCGCGCCGCCGCTGGAGCACGGGACGCGCGGAGTCCTTCGAGCTGGGACGCGTGGACCTTGCCCGACAGCTCGTCGTCTCCGAGCACCTCCACGGACGCGAGCGCGAACAAGCCGAGCTGAGCGCGGCCCTGGAGCGCGTGCGCCACGGCCCCAGTGAGACGGTGCTCATCACCGGCAACGCGGGCGTGGGCAAGTCGTCGCTCGTCCGAGACCTCCAGCGCCGGGCCCCCCCGGGAGACCGCTTCCTCTTCGGGAAGTTCAACGCGCTCCAGGGCAACGTTCCCTATGCCGCGTTCGTGGAGTCCTTCCAGTCACTCTTCCACGCGCTGCGCGAGGAGCCCGAGTCTGTGCGCGAGCTGCTGCGGCGACGCCTGCTCGACGCGGTGGGGGACTCGCTGCGCGTCATCCGCGACGTCGTGCCGGAGCTGGAGTCCTTGATGGGCGCCCTGCCTCCGCCTCCGGAGCTGGGCGCGGTGGAGGCCGCCGCGCGATTCCACCTCGCGTTCCAGTCCTTCGTCCAGGCGCTCCCCGAGCCCGGTCAGACGCTGGTGCTCTTCCTGGACGACCTCCAGTGGGCGGACTCCGGTTCGCTCCAGCTCCTGCAGAGCCTGATGCGAGACCCCGACTCGCGGCGGGTGCTGCTGGTCGCGGCCTACCGCCCCGATGAGGTCGAACCCGAGCATCCGCTCGCGCACGTGCTGGCCGCCCTGCGCATCCCGCAGGTGATGCGACACCAGACCCTCGCGCTCGCGCCGCTGACCCTGGAAGCGCTCACGCGATTGTGCGCGGAGACCTTCCGCCGCGCGCCCGAGGGGGTCTGTCCGCTCGCGGATCTCCTGCTGCGCAAGACCGCGGGCAACCCCCTCTTCATCCGCCGCCTCCTGCGCGACCTGCACCAGGATGGCCTGCTCAGCTTCGACCTGGAGCGGGGCGTCTGGGATTGGGACCTCGCGCGGCTGGAACGGGTGGAGGTGACGGAGAACGTGGTCGAGCTGATGCGCGACTCCATCCGCCGACTCCCACCGCGCGCCCAGGACGTGCTCAAGGTCGCCGCGTGCCTGGGAGACCGCGTGGAACTCTGGCTGCTGTCCGCGCTGGTGGGCGCACCCGAGGACGAGTCCGCCTCCGCGCTGTGGAGCATCCTGCGCGAGGGCCTGCTCATCCCCGAGCAGGAGGCGCCTCGTGCCCTGCGCGTGGACGGCCCACCGCTGCCGGGAGCCCCTCCGCCTCAGGACGCCACGTACCGCTTCGCGCACGACCGCGTCCGGCAAGCCGCCTACGCCCTGCTGTCGGACACGCAGCGAAAGCGACTGCATCGCGAGGCGGGGCGCCTGCTCTTGCGAGGAGCCTCGGGTGAGCTGCTCGATGCGCGGCTGTTCGCCGTGGTGGACCACCTCCACCTGGGCGCGGAGGCCGTGAGCGGATCCGCGGAGCGACTGCAATGGGTGGGGCTCAATGGTCAGGCGGGCCGCAAGGCCAAGGCGGCCTCCGCGTTCGGCGAGGGACTGGTGTACCTCTTGCGCGCCATCGACCTCCTGCCCCCCTCGCTGTGGCCGTCCCGCCGCGCCCAGGTGTTCTCCCTGCATCAGGACGCGGCGCTGTGCGCGTACCACTCGGGCGAGCCCGCGCTGGCCACGCGGCTGGTGCGCACCGCGCTGGAGCACGCCGCGAACCGGTTGGAGCAGGTGGACCTCTATGCCCTCCAGACGCTCGCGAGCCTGGCGAACGCGGACCTGGCGCAGGCCGCGCACTGGGGGCAAGCGGGGCTGAGCCTCTTCGGGGTGGAGTTCCCAGAGCACGACCGCGAGGCCGCGCTGGCGGCGGAGCTGGCCGCCGTGCCCGGCAACATGCGAGGCCGCTCCCCGGAGGAGCTGCTGAGCGCGCCGCGCATGGAGAACCCCGAGCACCTCGCGCGCGTGAGACTCCTGTCGGAGTTCATCAGCGCGGCGCTGCTGCTGGACCCCACCCTCTTTGCCCTGGCCAACACCCGCGCCTTGAACCTCCTGCTGACCGAGGGCAACGCGCCGTGGGCGCCCGTGGTGTACGCCGGCCACGGCATGGTGCTGGCGACACTCGGAGACCTGGAGGGTGGCAACGCCTTCGGGAACCTGGGCGTGGAGCTGGCGCGGCGTATGGGGGATGCGCGCATGGAGTGCCGCGCGCTGCTCTCGCTCACGCTGCACATCCAGCACTGGCGCGCGCCGCTGCGCACCAGCCTGCCGCTGATGCGCCGAGCCACGGCCACGGGGATGGCCAGCGGTGACTTCCAATCCACCGCCTACGCGCTCACCACCGCGCTCACCATCGAGCTGGCCATGGGGACCGAGCTGGCGCGGGTGATGGGCTCCGTCGTCGGCACGCTCTCCTTCCTGCGCAAGAGCGGCGTGCGGGCCACGACCGACGCGGTCATCGTCTGCCGCCAGTTCATCCGCAGCCTCCAGGGACTCACGCACCAGGTCGCCCGCTTCGACGACGACGACTTCCGCGAGCAGGCCCTGCTCGACACGCCCCACATGGCGCCGTCGGTGCGCCACCTGCTCGCCTCGCTGCGCATGGAGGCCGCGTACCTGCTGGGCGACCTGGACGAAGCCCAGCGCATGGCTGACGCGACCGTGCCCCTCGTGGAGCATGCCCGCGGCTTCTTCCGCTCCGTGGAGAGCGCCTTCTTCCTCGCGTTGACGCTCACCGCGCGCGACGACGCGCCCGCCCGCACCGTCGCGCGGGTGACGCCCTCTCTGGCGCAGCTCGCGGCGTGGGCCACGCAGTGTCCGGAGAACTTTCGTCACAAGCATCGGCTCGTCGCCGCCGAGCTGGCCCGGCTGGAGTCTCGCCCCACCGAGGCGATGGCGCTGTACGACGAGGCCATCGACGGCGCGCACACCGAGGGCTTCCTGCGCGACGAGGCGCTGGCGAACGAGCGCGCGGGGCGCTTCTACCTGTCGCTCGGGAGACGCCGCTTCGCGCTGCTCCACCTGCGGGCCGCGCTGGAGACGTATGCGCGCTGGGGCGCGAGCGCGAAGGTGGCCCTGCTGGAAGAGGAGTTCCCCGGCCTCAAGCTCTCCAACGAGGGGGCCGCACGCCTCGCCCCCGATGCCTCGCTGGACCTGAGCAGCCTGCGCAAGGCCTCCGAGACGCTGATGGGCGAGGTGGTGCTGGACCGCCTCTTGGAGAAGCTCATGGCGGTGTGCTTCGAGGTCGCCGGGGCGACGCGGGGCGCCTTGGTGCTCGATGAAGACGGCGCCCTCGTGGTCCGCGCCGTGGGCGTCACGTCCGAGCCCGTCGGGCTGGAGCGCGTGGCGCTGGCCGCGTCCGATCAAGTCCCTGCTTCGCTGGTGGAGCACGCGTGGCGCACGGGGGAGACGCTGGTGTTGTCGGACGCCGCGCACCAGGGGCGCTTCGTCGCGGACCCCTACGTCGCGCGCCGCGAGGTGAAGTCCGCGCTCGCCGTCCCCATCCTCCGGCACGGTCGCGCCGTGGGCGTGCTGTACCTGGAGAACGAGCTGGCCACGCGCACCTTCTCGCCCGAGCGGGTGGGCGTGCTCCGGACGCTCTCATCCCAGCTCGCCATCTCCCTGGAGAACAGCCAGCTCTTCGAGCAGCTCAAGGTGGAGGTGCAGGAGCGCCGACGCGCGGAGCAGTCCGTCCGCTTCCTCGCCGAGTCGGGCCTGTCCCTGGCTGAGTCGCTGGACCTGGAGTCCATGCTCGCCCAGGTGACGCGGCTGCTCGTCCCGTTCCTGGCCGACTGGTGCATGGTCACGCTCGTGGAGAAGGATGACCGGCTGCGCGTGCTCGCGCTCGCCCACGCGGACCCCCGCTGGGAGGCGCGGCTGAGACTGCGGCTCGGTCAGGCCCCTCCGGACTGGCATCGGGACATGGACTCGCCCCTGGCCGAGGTGCTGCGCACTGGAACGCCCCGCTTCGCGTCCGACGCCCCGCTCGACGACCCCGCCGCGCCTTCGCGCTTCCAACACGAGCTGCGCGCGATGGGCCTCGGGCCGCTCATGCACGTGCCGCTCACCGCGCGCGGCAAGACGCTCGGGGTGCTCACCTTCGCCTCGTCCGCGACGGGGCATCGCCACGACGAAGCCGACCTGCGACTGGCCCAGGAGCTGGCCCGCCGCGCCGCCGTGAGCATCGACACCGCGCGGCTGTATGGCGAAGCCCAGGACGCCATCCGCGTGCGCGACGAGTTCCTCAGCGTCGCCTCGCACGAGCTGAACACCCCGCTCACCTCCCTGCGGCTGACGGTCCAAGGCGTCCTGCGGCACCTGCCAGCCAACCTGCCGGAGCGCTCACGCAAGGCGCTGCGCATGCTCGACCAGCAGACGCTGAAGCTGGCCCGGCTGGTGGAGGAGCTGCTCGACGTGTCCCAACTCCAGTCCGGTCGGCTGGCGCTCACCGTGGAGTCCGTGGACCTGGCCGCCGTCATCCACGCCGTCGCGGAGCGCCTCCACGAGTCCCTCGCGCAGGCCCACTCGCCGCTCGTGCTGCGCGTGCAAGGCCCCCTGGTGGGACGCTGGGACGCACAGCGCCTGGAGCAGGTCCTGCTCCACCTGCTCTCCAACGCCATGAAGTTCGGCGCCGGGGGACCCATCGAGCTGGCGGCCGGCACCCGCGACGACACCGTGTGGCTCACCGTGAAGGACCAGGGCATCGGCATCGCCCCCGACCGCCTCCCCCACATCTTCGAGCGGTTCGAGCGGGCCGTCTCCGTGCGCGCCTACGGCGGGCTGGGGCTCGGCCTCCATCAGGTCCGGGAGGTCCTCACCGCCCTGGGCGGCACCGTCCAGGTGGAGAGCACCCTGGGGGAGGGCACCCTCGTCACCCTGGAGCTGCCCCGGGCCGGTCCGCAGCGTCCGGATTTCGACATCTGA
- a CDS encoding peptidase C39 family protein produces the protein MNARARWLTALLLSLATACASQPPSSLPGSSTDDGPTTRQWRRGAEARDFERFTRDGTTLTADGALVLGDTAHASTVPFPTGAPPDAGTGATLDAYRVGTAVSEVQAVSGGFDSVVPSFEAQTPPGTWVQVWVAARIEGQWTRDYELGVWASERDTVSRHSVNAQEDADGTVSTDTLNLKRRADALRVTVGLYSTRPEASPRVRALSAAVTDTRRTAEDSASERTAWGTALEVPGYSQMLYPDGGEVWCSPTSTTMLLGYWSRKLGRANLEEPVPQAAAHTYDVAYQGTGNWSFNTAYASARGSGELQGLVARLDTFAQVERLIAAGIPVSISIAFEEGQLTGAPSRRTDGHLIVVRGFTPEGDVLCNDPAARSNEGTAVTYRRSELWRAWRHSRGAAYVLWPTGTPLPPDVVEWLR, from the coding sequence GTGAACGCACGCGCCCGCTGGCTGACCGCCTTGTTGCTCTCCCTCGCGACGGCATGCGCCTCGCAGCCGCCCTCGTCGCTCCCGGGTTCCTCCACCGATGACGGCCCCACCACGCGCCAGTGGCGGCGCGGCGCGGAGGCGCGGGACTTCGAGCGCTTCACGCGCGACGGCACGACCCTCACGGCGGACGGCGCGCTCGTCCTGGGCGACACGGCCCACGCGAGCACGGTGCCCTTCCCCACCGGCGCGCCACCGGACGCGGGCACCGGCGCCACGCTCGACGCCTATCGCGTAGGCACGGCGGTCTCCGAGGTTCAGGCCGTCTCGGGAGGCTTCGACAGCGTCGTGCCGTCGTTCGAGGCGCAGACGCCGCCGGGCACCTGGGTGCAGGTCTGGGTGGCCGCGCGCATCGAGGGGCAATGGACGCGCGACTACGAGCTGGGCGTGTGGGCCTCCGAGCGGGACACCGTGTCGCGCCACAGCGTGAACGCACAGGAGGATGCGGACGGCACCGTGTCCACGGACACGCTGAACCTGAAGCGCCGCGCGGACGCCTTGCGCGTGACGGTGGGCCTCTACTCCACGCGGCCGGAGGCGAGCCCTCGCGTGCGCGCGCTCTCCGCCGCGGTGACGGACACCCGCCGCACGGCCGAGGACTCGGCCTCCGAGCGCACGGCGTGGGGCACCGCGCTGGAGGTGCCGGGGTACTCGCAGATGCTCTATCCGGACGGCGGCGAGGTCTGGTGCTCGCCCACGTCCACCACGATGTTGCTGGGCTACTGGAGCCGCAAGCTGGGCCGCGCCAACCTGGAGGAGCCCGTGCCCCAGGCCGCGGCGCACACGTATGACGTCGCGTACCAGGGCACGGGGAACTGGAGCTTCAACACCGCCTACGCCTCGGCGCGCGGCAGCGGCGAACTGCAGGGACTGGTGGCCCGGCTCGACACCTTCGCGCAGGTGGAGCGCCTCATCGCGGCGGGAATCCCGGTGAGCATCAGCATCGCGTTCGAGGAGGGCCAGCTCACGGGCGCGCCCTCGCGGCGCACGGACGGACACCTCATCGTCGTGCGCGGCTTCACGCCCGAGGGAGACGTCCTCTGCAACGACCCCGCGGCCCGCAGCAACGAGGGCACGGCCGTCACCTACCGGCGCTCGGAGCTGTGGCGAGCGTGGAGACACTCGCGCGGCGCGGCGTATGTCCTGTGGCCCACGGGCACGCCGCTGCCTCCCGACGTGGTGGAGTGGCTGCGCTAG